A single genomic interval of Carassius gibelio isolate Cgi1373 ecotype wild population from Czech Republic chromosome A22, carGib1.2-hapl.c, whole genome shotgun sequence harbors:
- the LOC127943415 gene encoding 39S ribosomal protein L54, mitochondrial, which produces MANSVLQCFKRINLPVFNPYNDLFGNNLRIQSRSYASKKPVTKGKGKGMVKEVFKGPEVCKDPVRLCTHASGVNIFKQGEDPLIKPKEEYPEWLFELDLGQPKKLNELEPDTREYWKLLRKEHIWRHNKLHKGKKM; this is translated from the exons ATGGCAAATAGCGTACTTCAATGTTTTAAGAGGATAAACTTGCCTGTTTTTAATCCTTATAACGATCTCTTTGGTAACAATTTACGGATTCAGTCCCGTAGTTACGCTAGTAAGAAACCAG taactaaaGGCAAAGGTAAAGGAATGGTAAAGGAAGTTTTTAAGGGTCCAGAAGTTTGTAAGGATCCAGTGagactttgcactcatgcaagtgGAGTCAACATCTTCAAACAAGGAGAGGATCCTCTTATTAAACCCAAGGAAGAATATCCAGAATG GTTGTTTGAGTTGGACCTCGGTCAACCCAAAAAACTCAACGAACTGGAACCAGACACTCGTGAATACTGGAAGCTTTTAAGGAAGGAGCATATTTGGAGACATAATAAACTGCATAAAGGCAAAAAGATGTAG